One region of Pirellulales bacterium genomic DNA includes:
- a CDS encoding 2-oxoglutarate dehydrogenase E1 component encodes MNITENWPDAQNAAFVEELFQQYLADPQAVSEAWRAYFANWPKASGNGNGHAASYAATTAVLPAPSRTAETPGASIPGPSANGDAKLAADLSMAVLQDRVDQMVRAYRIRGHLSANIDPLGLARVPQSELDPDFYQFTEGDLDRQFSTRTIEGASVRTLRGIVEHLRQTYCRSIGVQFMHIDDYRVRHWLQIRMEGTANRLPLSREDQLRVLKRLTDAAIFEEFIQKKYVGAKRFSLEGAETLIPALDMAIESAGAQGIESVILAMAHRGRLNVLANIMGKSPNAIFREFDDPDPELHLGRGDVKYHLGYSNDWVTASGRTVHLSLCFNPSHLEFVNPVALGRMRAKQDQVGDPKCERGLTILIHGDAAFAGEGIVAETLNLSQLPGYSAGGALHIILNNQIGFTTTPAEARSNTYCTDVAKMLQIPIFHVNGEDPEAVAQCVQLALDFRMMFHRDVVIDMYCYRRYGHNEGDEPAFTQPMLYRAIENRKSVREGYLEHLLSHGEVTREEADQIAEQQRSNLVRELSVARSESYLRRPEIPSGIWSEYHGGPDHLSEEVTTGTSRQRLAGLLQRLTQLPADFHPHPKIVRWLKARADMAADLQPLDWSAAEALALATLLTEGHRVRLSGQDSQRGTFSHRHAVLHDVQDGHTYMPLRHLAPDQAPIQIYNSPLSETAVLGFDYGYSLDCPSGLVMWEAQFGDFSNVAQVIIDQFIASAEDKWRRLSGLVLLLPHGFEGMGPEHSSARMERFLALAAEDNLQIVNCTTPAQLFHCLRRQLLRPWRKPLVLFTPKSLLRHPQCISTLDELAAGHFQRIIPDLTVTPQNASRVLLCSGKVFYDLHAARDALKRNDDVAIIRVEQLYPLREETLSEALHAYPAGTPVYWVQEEPANMGAWRHMRVQFGETLIDRFPFDVVARKASASPATGSANSHKLEQEQLLARAFGVKSLRSDAPEPVTARA; translated from the coding sequence ATGAACATCACCGAGAATTGGCCCGACGCCCAAAACGCGGCGTTTGTCGAAGAGCTCTTCCAGCAATACCTGGCCGACCCCCAAGCCGTGAGCGAGGCGTGGCGCGCCTACTTCGCGAACTGGCCGAAGGCGTCGGGAAATGGCAACGGGCACGCGGCTTCGTATGCCGCCACCACTGCCGTCCTGCCCGCTCCCTCCCGGACCGCCGAAACACCGGGGGCGAGCATTCCTGGCCCGTCTGCCAACGGCGATGCCAAGCTAGCGGCCGACTTGAGCATGGCCGTCCTGCAGGACCGCGTCGACCAGATGGTCCGCGCCTACCGCATTCGCGGGCACCTGAGCGCGAACATCGACCCCTTGGGTCTTGCCCGGGTCCCCCAATCGGAGCTCGACCCGGATTTCTACCAGTTCACCGAAGGTGATCTCGATCGGCAGTTTTCCACGCGGACCATCGAAGGGGCCAGCGTCCGCACGCTGCGTGGCATTGTCGAGCACCTGCGGCAGACCTATTGCCGTTCGATCGGCGTGCAGTTCATGCACATCGACGACTACCGGGTCCGGCACTGGCTGCAAATCCGCATGGAAGGCACCGCGAACCGCCTGCCGCTGTCGCGCGAAGATCAGCTCCGCGTGCTCAAGCGGCTGACGGATGCCGCCATCTTTGAAGAATTCATCCAGAAGAAGTACGTCGGTGCCAAGCGGTTCTCTCTCGAGGGCGCCGAGACGTTGATTCCCGCGCTCGACATGGCCATCGAGAGCGCCGGCGCCCAGGGGATCGAATCGGTCATCCTGGCGATGGCGCACCGCGGGCGCCTGAACGTGCTGGCGAACATCATGGGCAAGAGCCCCAACGCCATCTTCCGCGAATTCGACGACCCCGATCCCGAACTGCATCTTGGCCGGGGCGACGTCAAGTATCACCTCGGCTACAGCAACGACTGGGTGACGGCTTCCGGTCGGACGGTGCACCTGTCGCTGTGCTTCAACCCCAGCCACTTGGAATTCGTCAACCCGGTGGCCCTGGGCCGGATGCGGGCCAAGCAAGACCAGGTAGGCGATCCGAAATGTGAACGCGGCCTGACGATCCTGATCCACGGCGACGCCGCGTTCGCCGGCGAAGGGATCGTGGCCGAGACACTCAATCTCAGCCAGCTGCCCGGCTATTCGGCCGGCGGCGCGCTGCACATCATCCTGAACAACCAGATCGGGTTCACCACGACCCCGGCCGAAGCGCGGTCGAACACCTACTGCACCGACGTGGCAAAGATGCTGCAAATCCCCATCTTTCACGTCAACGGGGAAGACCCCGAAGCGGTGGCCCAGTGCGTGCAGTTGGCGCTCGACTTCCGCATGATGTTCCACCGCGACGTGGTCATCGACATGTACTGCTATCGCCGCTACGGCCACAACGAGGGCGACGAACCGGCCTTCACGCAGCCGATGCTCTACCGCGCGATCGAGAACCGCAAGTCGGTCCGCGAGGGGTATCTCGAGCACCTCCTGAGCCACGGCGAGGTCACGCGCGAAGAGGCCGACCAGATCGCCGAGCAGCAGCGATCGAACCTCGTGCGCGAGTTGTCCGTCGCCCGTAGCGAGAGTTACCTGCGCCGCCCGGAAATCCCCAGCGGCATCTGGAGCGAGTATCACGGCGGCCCGGATCATTTGTCCGAGGAAGTCACGACCGGCACCTCCCGACAACGGCTGGCCGGTCTGCTGCAGCGCCTGACCCAGCTGCCGGCCGATTTTCATCCGCATCCGAAGATCGTCCGCTGGCTCAAGGCCCGCGCCGACATGGCCGCCGATTTGCAGCCGCTCGATTGGTCGGCGGCCGAGGCCCTGGCCCTGGCGACGTTGCTGACCGAAGGGCATCGCGTGCGGCTCAGCGGGCAGGATTCGCAGCGCGGCACCTTCAGCCATCGGCACGCCGTGCTGCACGACGTGCAAGACGGGCACACGTACATGCCGCTGCGACACCTGGCTCCGGACCAGGCCCCCATTCAGATCTACAACAGCCCGTTGTCGGAAACCGCCGTGTTGGGCTTCGATTACGGCTACAGCCTGGATTGCCCTTCGGGGTTGGTGATGTGGGAGGCGCAGTTCGGCGACTTCTCCAACGTCGCCCAGGTGATCATCGACCAGTTCATCGCCAGTGCCGAGGACAAATGGCGCCGGCTAAGCGGGCTGGTGCTGTTGCTGCCGCACGGCTTCGAGGGGATGGGCCCCGAGCACTCGAGCGCCCGCATGGAGCGGTTCCTGGCGCTCGCTGCCGAGGACAACCTGCAGATTGTCAACTGCACGACGCCGGCCCAACTTTTCCACTGCCTGCGCCGGCAATTGCTCCGACCGTGGCGCAAGCCGCTGGTGCTGTTCACGCCCAAGAGCCTGTTGCGTCATCCGCAATGCATCTCGACGCTGGACGAGCTGGCCGCCGGCCACTTCCAGCGGATCATCCCAGACCTCACTGTTACGCCACAGAACGCGAGCCGCGTGCTGCTCTGCTCCGGCAAGGTGTTTTACGATCTACATGCGGCGCGCGATGCGCTGAAGCGCAACGACGATGTAGCGATCATCCGCGTCGAACAATTGTATCCGCTCCGGGAGGAGACCCTGTCCGAGGCGCTGCACGCCTACCCGGCCGGGACGCCCGTCTATTGGGTGCAGGAAGAGCCTGCCAACATGGGCGCGTGGCGGCACATGCGGGTACAATTCGGTGAAACGCTGATCGATCGCTTTCCCTTCGACGTCGTGGCCCGCAAGGCATCGGCCAGCCCGGCGACAGGCTCGGCGAACAGCCACAAGCTCGAACAGGAACAATTGCTGGCACGTGCGTTTGGCGTGAAGTCGCTGCGCAGCGACGCACCCGAACCGGTCACGGCCCGCGCGTAG
- a CDS encoding cytochrome c oxidase subunit 3, with protein sequence MSRQFDRGAGGLNVSSTLGYDLPAPFPVIEFKNLRSAMAFLSYGYEHPEQRQWLPPRAQTMGMWLLLASLAMFFFGAIVAYAIIRGRPSSPPPGSVAFPKGLWVSTGLLLACSGTLHVALRSIRRENQQRFQGALIATGVLALGFLIAQAISLPQLLEGHVTAAGLKQTYGIYGIAWALIAVHAAHVMLGIIPLAVVTVRGLRGQYDHEAHLGVKHCVMYWHFLDVVWLAMFAVFIAAA encoded by the coding sequence GTGTCGCGACAGTTTGACCGGGGTGCCGGGGGCCTCAACGTCAGCAGCACGTTGGGCTACGATTTACCCGCTCCATTCCCGGTGATCGAATTCAAGAATTTGCGGTCTGCTATGGCCTTTCTCAGCTACGGCTATGAACACCCCGAGCAACGCCAATGGCTGCCGCCGCGGGCCCAAACGATGGGCATGTGGCTGCTGCTGGCTTCGCTGGCGATGTTCTTCTTCGGAGCGATCGTGGCCTACGCGATCATCCGGGGGAGACCCTCGAGTCCACCGCCCGGCAGCGTTGCTTTTCCCAAGGGGCTCTGGGTAAGCACGGGCCTGCTGCTCGCCTGCAGCGGAACGCTCCACGTCGCGCTGCGGAGCATCCGCCGCGAGAACCAGCAGCGCTTCCAGGGAGCCTTGATCGCCACCGGGGTGCTCGCCCTGGGGTTTCTGATCGCGCAGGCCATCAGCCTGCCGCAACTGCTCGAAGGCCACGTCACTGCGGCCGGGCTGAAACAGACCTACGGCATTTATGGAATTGCCTGGGCTTTGATCGCGGTTCACGCGGCGCATGTGATGCTGGGCATCATTCCGTTGGCCGTCGTCACCGTGCGCGGGCTACGGGGGCAGTACGATCACGAGGCCCACCTGGGCGTTAAGCATTGCGTGATGTACTGGCACTTTCTCGACGTCGTCTGGCTGGCGATGTTTGCGGTGTTCATCGCGGCCGCCTGA
- the odhB gene encoding 2-oxoglutarate dehydrogenase complex dihydrolipoyllysine-residue succinyltransferase has product MRFELQVPTVGESVTEAMIGKWLKQPGEAIRRDEPLVEIESEKATVEINAPADGVLAEIVKQTGEMATIGEVVGYMDDAAVPQAVASSAPAAASTAGNATAAPPKPAAAAPVAPAPTASEPRVMPAARRALAENHLTPAQVTPTGPGGRLLKEDVQRQVAQAPAAPPVPAKAPPAPVAKAAPAPAPVVSDGAQRGERVVPMTPIRRYIAGRLVEAQQTAALLTTFNEVDMTEVMELRKKYRDGFEQKHGVKLGFMSFFVKAVVEALRATPQVNAEVRGDAIVYHDYYDIGIAVGSGKGLVVPILRSAEHLGFAEIEKKIADFGARAAKNKIEMEELRGGTFTISNGGVYGSLLSTPIVNPPQSGILGLHAIQERPVAREGQVVIRPMMYVALTYDHRIVDGREAVTFLKHIKSLMEEPSRLLLEI; this is encoded by the coding sequence GTGCGCTTTGAACTCCAGGTTCCGACCGTCGGGGAATCGGTAACCGAGGCCATGATCGGCAAATGGCTCAAACAACCGGGCGAAGCAATTCGCCGCGATGAACCGCTGGTGGAAATCGAATCGGAGAAGGCGACAGTCGAAATCAACGCGCCGGCCGACGGCGTGCTCGCGGAGATCGTCAAGCAAACCGGCGAGATGGCCACGATCGGCGAGGTGGTCGGCTATATGGACGATGCCGCCGTGCCGCAGGCCGTGGCGTCGAGCGCCCCGGCCGCGGCCAGTACGGCTGGCAACGCCACGGCTGCTCCGCCGAAGCCGGCTGCGGCGGCGCCCGTCGCACCCGCGCCAACCGCAAGCGAGCCGCGCGTCATGCCGGCGGCCCGACGGGCCTTGGCCGAAAATCATCTCACGCCGGCCCAGGTCACGCCGACCGGGCCTGGCGGGCGGCTCTTGAAAGAAGACGTGCAGCGACAGGTGGCACAAGCGCCCGCAGCCCCGCCGGTCCCGGCCAAGGCGCCGCCCGCTCCCGTCGCCAAAGCGGCACCTGCCCCGGCGCCGGTCGTGAGCGACGGCGCCCAGCGCGGCGAGCGCGTCGTGCCGATGACGCCGATTCGCCGTTACATCGCCGGCCGGCTCGTCGAGGCGCAGCAGACGGCGGCGCTGCTGACCACCTTCAACGAAGTCGACATGACCGAGGTCATGGAGCTGCGGAAAAAATACCGCGACGGCTTCGAGCAGAAGCACGGCGTCAAGCTGGGCTTTATGTCGTTCTTCGTCAAGGCCGTGGTCGAGGCCTTGCGGGCCACGCCGCAGGTCAATGCCGAGGTGCGCGGCGACGCGATCGTGTACCACGACTATTACGACATCGGCATCGCCGTCGGCAGCGGCAAAGGGCTTGTCGTGCCGATCCTGCGCAGCGCCGAACACCTGGGGTTTGCCGAGATCGAAAAGAAGATCGCCGATTTCGGGGCCCGCGCCGCCAAGAACAAGATCGAGATGGAAGAGCTGCGCGGTGGCACGTTTACCATCAGCAACGGCGGCGTTTACGGGTCGCTGCTGTCGACGCCTATCGTCAATCCGCCGCAAAGCGGCATTCTCGGCTTGCACGCCATTCAAGAACGGCCCGTGGCCCGCGAGGGGCAGGTCGTGATTCGGCCGATGATGTACGTCGCGCTGACGTACGACCACCGGATCGTCGACGGCCGCGAGGCCGTGACGTTCCTCAAGCACATCAAGTCGCTGATGGAAGAGCCGTCGCGGCTGCTCTTGGAAATCTAA
- a CDS encoding Hsp70 family protein, with protein MTAKFVLGIDLGTTNSVLAYTPLDEDSPAAPRLFSVPQLVSASTVESATSLASFLYLATESETAAGAFDLPWARGCREAIGEVARRQAAENPTRTVAAAKSWLAHAAVDRRAAILPPGAPPEVTKISPLEASTAYLAHLVAAWNQAHPDAPAADQQVVLTVPASFDASARELTREAALAAGLPQGLVLLEEPQAAVYAWLAARGDAWRRQLQPGDTLLVCDVGGGTTDFTLIGAKDVGGELQLERLAVGNHILVGGDNMDLTLAHRLATAFGERGVQLDPWQSVALWHACRTAKESLLAPGGPEQHPVSILGRGSRLIGGTISVDLRREDALATLLDGFFPSCAASAKPARRGASGFRELGLPYEADVAVTRHLAAFLGAQGSPERPLQPTHVLFNGGVFRAEVFRQRLLDVLGGWFGGQQPDVLEGNDDFDHAVALGAAYYGLAKQGRGVRIRGGAPRSYYLGMESAGLAIPGVARPLRALCVVPFGMEEGTEVDVPSDDIGLVVGEPAHFRFFASATRKHDRPGDVLARWTEDELQETAPLETSLAATPAAPQGYVPVRFQARLTELGVLELWCVSTTSSDRWKLEFSVREDGGAG; from the coding sequence ATGACCGCCAAGTTTGTACTCGGCATCGACCTGGGCACCACGAACTCGGTGCTGGCCTACACGCCCCTGGACGAGGACAGCCCGGCTGCGCCACGGTTGTTTTCGGTCCCCCAATTGGTATCGGCCTCGACCGTCGAGTCGGCCACGTCGCTGGCGTCGTTCTTGTACCTGGCCACGGAAAGCGAAACAGCCGCCGGCGCATTCGACCTGCCTTGGGCGCGTGGCTGCCGGGAAGCAATCGGCGAAGTCGCCCGGCGCCAAGCTGCGGAGAATCCCACGCGCACGGTGGCCGCGGCGAAGAGCTGGCTGGCGCATGCCGCGGTCGATCGCCGCGCGGCGATCCTGCCTCCCGGCGCGCCGCCGGAAGTGACGAAGATCTCGCCGCTCGAGGCGTCGACGGCATACCTGGCCCATCTGGTCGCCGCCTGGAATCAGGCCCATCCCGATGCCCCCGCCGCCGATCAGCAGGTGGTGCTCACAGTGCCCGCCTCGTTCGACGCCAGCGCTCGCGAGCTGACTCGTGAAGCGGCGCTGGCCGCGGGTTTGCCGCAGGGCCTCGTGTTGCTCGAAGAACCGCAGGCCGCGGTTTACGCCTGGCTGGCCGCGCGCGGCGATGCCTGGCGCCGGCAGCTTCAGCCGGGCGATACGCTCCTGGTTTGCGACGTTGGCGGCGGCACGACCGACTTCACACTGATCGGCGCCAAAGATGTTGGCGGCGAGTTGCAGCTCGAGCGATTGGCCGTCGGCAACCATATCCTTGTCGGCGGCGACAACATGGACCTCACGCTCGCGCACCGGCTCGCCACCGCGTTTGGTGAGCGCGGCGTGCAGCTCGATCCCTGGCAATCGGTCGCGCTCTGGCATGCCTGCCGCACGGCCAAGGAGTCGCTCTTGGCTCCGGGCGGACCCGAGCAGCACCCGGTCAGCATCCTGGGACGGGGTAGCCGGCTGATCGGTGGGACGATCTCCGTCGACCTCCGACGTGAAGACGCTCTGGCCACTTTGCTCGATGGTTTCTTTCCTTCGTGTGCCGCCAGCGCGAAGCCCGCGCGGCGCGGCGCCTCGGGCTTTCGAGAGTTGGGGCTGCCCTATGAGGCCGACGTCGCCGTCACGCGCCATCTGGCCGCGTTCCTCGGCGCGCAAGGTTCGCCGGAACGCCCGCTCCAGCCGACCCACGTCCTATTCAACGGCGGCGTGTTCCGGGCCGAGGTCTTTCGGCAGCGGCTGCTCGATGTGTTGGGCGGCTGGTTCGGCGGTCAGCAGCCCGACGTGCTGGAAGGCAACGACGATTTCGATCATGCCGTAGCGCTCGGCGCCGCCTACTACGGTCTGGCCAAGCAAGGTCGCGGCGTGCGCATTCGTGGCGGCGCGCCGCGCTCGTATTACCTGGGCATGGAGTCCGCCGGATTGGCGATCCCCGGCGTGGCTCGTCCGCTGCGCGCCTTGTGCGTGGTGCCGTTCGGCATGGAAGAGGGGACCGAAGTCGATGTGCCCAGCGACGACATTGGCCTGGTCGTTGGCGAACCGGCCCATTTTCGGTTTTTCGCCTCGGCAACGCGCAAACACGATCGCCCCGGCGATGTCTTGGCGCGTTGGACCGAAGACGAGCTGCAAGAAACGGCCCCGCTCGAAACCAGCCTGGCTGCCACGCCCGCTGCGCCTCAAGGTTACGTGCCCGTGCGGTTTCAAGCGCGCCTGACCGAGTTGGGGGTGCTGGAGCTGTGGTGCGTGAGCACCACTTCGAGCGATCGCTGGAAGCTCGAATTCAGCGTCCGCGAGGATGGCGGAGCCGGCTGA
- a CDS encoding DUF2760 domain-containing protein: MSRILLAFRAFFAVLFDAGAARAVSEALARGAVSTAAPPAASPEPPQAPAATRPAPKPVRSDALSLLAALQREGRLLDFLKEPIAGYSDAQIGAAVREVHRGCAGVVERFFDPRPIVDQPEGASISLPAPLDAARFHLVGNAAGQASGGLLRHHGWEAARCELPQWTGAADAARLIAPAEVECR, encoded by the coding sequence ATGAGCCGAATCCTGCTAGCCTTTCGAGCCTTTTTTGCCGTGCTGTTCGATGCCGGCGCGGCGCGGGCCGTGAGCGAAGCGCTCGCCCGTGGCGCCGTCTCAACGGCGGCGCCCCCCGCGGCCTCGCCCGAGCCGCCGCAGGCCCCGGCCGCCACGCGTCCTGCACCCAAGCCCGTTCGGAGTGACGCCTTGAGCCTGCTCGCTGCGCTGCAGCGCGAGGGCCGGCTGTTGGACTTCCTCAAGGAGCCCATCGCCGGGTACAGCGACGCCCAGATCGGCGCAGCGGTTCGCGAAGTGCACCGAGGCTGCGCCGGCGTCGTCGAGCGGTTTTTTGATCCGCGGCCGATCGTCGATCAGCCCGAGGGCGCGTCGATCAGCCTGCCTGCTCCACTCGATGCCGCGCGGTTTCATCTGGTGGGCAATGCCGCCGGACAGGCCAGCGGGGGCCTGCTGCGACATCACGGCTGGGAAGCCGCTCGCTGCGAGTTGCCCCAATGGACGGGCGCTGCCGACGCCGCCCGGCTGATTGCCCCGGCAGAAGTCGAATGCCGCTAG
- a CDS encoding Gfo/Idh/MocA family oxidoreductase, whose translation MSKRFDRREFLTQSVAAGTAAWTLGRAQRAAARSPSDKLNLAIVGAGGRGASNWQAVQSENIVALCDVDTKSAAAAFERFPQAARYADFRKLFDAEKSLDGVVISTPDHVHALVAAMALDRGLHVYCEKPLTHTVHEARYLQQKAAAAKVSTQMGNQGHGMSGARQSVEILRSGVLGDVTEVHSWTDRPIWPQGIARPAESQPVPAHLNWDLWLGPAPARPYHECYAPFRWRGWWDFGTGALGDMACHVFDMAYWALDLELPTTVEAESSPVNDETAPSWSVIRYQFPARGPAPPVRFTWYDGKRKPPVELAPGVASLADNGTLIIGSLGTMLVVDPYGVEVKLLPEDRFQGYQPPAPTLPRTEEHHLEWLMACKGGPPTQSHFGYSGRLTEAMLLGNVALRLGRGIEYDAGAGKVKDCPEADRLLRAEYRVGYSLA comes from the coding sequence ATGAGCAAGCGATTCGACCGGCGCGAATTCCTGACGCAATCGGTGGCCGCCGGGACGGCCGCGTGGACGCTCGGTCGCGCCCAGCGCGCCGCGGCTCGATCGCCCAGCGACAAGCTGAACCTGGCCATCGTGGGGGCCGGCGGGCGCGGGGCCTCGAACTGGCAGGCCGTGCAAAGTGAGAACATCGTGGCCCTGTGCGACGTCGATACGAAGAGCGCCGCGGCTGCGTTTGAACGTTTTCCTCAGGCAGCGCGCTATGCCGATTTCCGCAAGCTGTTCGATGCGGAAAAATCGCTCGACGGCGTCGTCATCAGCACCCCCGACCACGTGCATGCGCTCGTCGCGGCGATGGCGCTCGACCGAGGGCTGCACGTCTATTGCGAAAAGCCGCTAACGCATACCGTTCACGAGGCACGCTACCTCCAGCAGAAGGCGGCCGCTGCCAAAGTCTCGACCCAGATGGGTAACCAAGGGCACGGCATGTCCGGCGCCCGGCAATCGGTCGAAATCCTTCGCTCGGGCGTTTTGGGCGACGTGACCGAAGTGCATTCGTGGACGGATCGGCCCATCTGGCCGCAGGGTATCGCCCGACCGGCGGAGTCGCAGCCCGTGCCCGCTCATTTGAACTGGGACTTGTGGCTGGGGCCTGCTCCCGCGCGGCCGTACCACGAGTGCTACGCACCGTTCCGCTGGCGCGGCTGGTGGGACTTTGGCACGGGGGCCCTGGGCGACATGGCCTGTCACGTCTTCGATATGGCCTACTGGGCGCTCGACCTGGAGCTGCCGACGACCGTCGAGGCCGAGAGTTCGCCGGTGAACGACGAGACGGCCCCGTCATGGAGCGTGATCCGTTACCAGTTCCCGGCCAGGGGCCCCGCCCCGCCTGTGCGGTTTACCTGGTACGACGGCAAGAGAAAGCCGCCCGTCGAACTAGCGCCCGGCGTAGCCTCGCTGGCCGACAACGGCACGCTGATCATCGGTTCGCTGGGTACGATGTTGGTGGTCGATCCCTACGGCGTCGAAGTGAAGTTGTTGCCCGAAGATCGATTTCAGGGCTATCAACCGCCGGCGCCGACGCTGCCACGCACCGAGGAGCACCACCTCGAGTGGTTGATGGCCTGCAAAGGCGGGCCGCCGACCCAATCGCATTTCGGCTACTCGGGCCGATTGACCGAGGCCATGCTACTGGGCAATGTTGCCCTGCGCCTCGGCCGCGGCATCGAATACGACGCCGGGGCAGGAAAGGTGAAAGACTGTCCCGAGGCCGACCGGTTGCTGCGAGCCGAATACCGTGTCGGGTATTCCCTGGCATGA
- the lpdA gene encoding dihydrolipoyl dehydrogenase, translating to MDVREYDLIVIGGGPGGYTAAIRGAQLGLRVACIEAERSLGGTCLRIGCIPSKALLESSELFRATRDEYAAHGITAEHVRIDLATMLARKDKTVKQLGGGIDHLFKKNKVDRLLGTGRLAGAGRVSVATTEGPIELASSRILIATGSVPATLPGVAFDGDRIGTSTEALTYSEVPKHLIVIGAGAIGLELGSVWRRLGAKVTVLEYLDRILPEMDAEIAAEARRIFARQGLEFQLGCRVTGAQVEGPEAVVAVEGREPVRGDRVLVAVGRKPFTGGLGLETVGIALDPRGRIPVDEHFQTTVAGVWAIGDVIRGPMLAHKAEEEGLACVESMVTGYGHINYDAIPSIVYTQPEVAAVGRSEEQLQKDGVAYKKGAFPFLANGRALAIGHAEGRVKVLADAQTDRILGVHIVGPHAGDLIAEAAVAIEFAATSEDLARSTHAHPTLAECLKEAAAAVSGRAIHA from the coding sequence ATGGACGTGCGTGAATACGATTTGATCGTGATCGGCGGTGGGCCCGGCGGCTATACCGCGGCCATCCGCGGCGCGCAACTGGGGTTGCGCGTCGCGTGCATCGAGGCCGAGCGGTCGCTCGGCGGCACCTGCTTGCGCATCGGCTGCATCCCCAGCAAGGCGCTGCTCGAGTCGAGCGAGTTGTTCCGCGCGACGCGCGATGAATACGCCGCGCACGGCATCACCGCCGAGCACGTCCGGATCGACCTGGCCACGATGCTGGCCCGCAAGGACAAGACCGTTAAACAACTTGGTGGCGGGATCGACCACCTGTTCAAGAAGAACAAAGTCGATCGCCTGCTGGGGACGGGGCGGCTGGCCGGCGCCGGCCGCGTCAGCGTCGCCACGACCGAGGGCCCGATCGAGCTGGCCAGCTCGCGGATCCTGATCGCCACCGGCAGCGTACCCGCCACGCTCCCCGGCGTCGCCTTCGACGGCGATCGCATCGGCACGAGCACCGAGGCGCTGACCTATTCCGAGGTCCCGAAGCACCTCATCGTGATCGGCGCCGGCGCGATCGGCCTGGAATTGGGATCGGTCTGGCGGCGGTTGGGTGCCAAGGTCACGGTGCTCGAATACCTCGACCGCATCCTGCCGGAAATGGATGCCGAAATCGCCGCCGAGGCGCGCCGCATCTTTGCCCGCCAGGGGCTCGAATTCCAACTCGGCTGTCGCGTAACCGGTGCTCAAGTCGAGGGGCCAGAGGCCGTCGTCGCCGTCGAAGGCCGTGAACCCGTCCGCGGCGACCGGGTCCTCGTCGCCGTCGGTCGCAAGCCGTTCACCGGCGGGCTCGGGCTGGAGACCGTCGGCATCGCGCTCGATCCGCGTGGCCGAATCCCCGTCGACGAGCATTTTCAGACCACGGTCGCCGGCGTTTGGGCGATTGGTGACGTGATCCGCGGCCCGATGCTGGCCCACAAGGCAGAAGAAGAAGGGCTCGCCTGCGTCGAATCGATGGTCACGGGCTACGGGCACATCAATTACGACGCCATCCCGAGCATCGTCTACACCCAGCCCGAAGTGGCCGCCGTCGGGCGAAGTGAAGAGCAGCTCCAGAAAGACGGAGTCGCGTATAAGAAGGGGGCCTTTCCTTTCCTGGCCAATGGACGCGCGCTGGCGATCGGTCATGCCGAGGGGCGCGTCAAAGTGCTTGCCGACGCCCAAACCGATCGCATTCTCGGCGTGCACATCGTTGGCCCCCATGCCGGTGACCTGATCGCCGAAGCCGCCGTGGCGATCGAATTTGCCGCGACGAGCGAAGACCTGGCCCGCTCGACGCACGCCCATCCGACGCTCGCCGAATGCCTGAAAGAAGCGGCCGCGGCCGTCAGCGGCCGGGCCATTCATGCGTGA